In Candidatus Accumulibacter cognatus, the genomic window ACCTTCTGCGTCAGAGGAACCTCGAAGACAGGATCGAGGTCGATTCGGCCGGGACGCATGGCTATCACGCGGGTGAGGCACCGGATCAACGGACGCAGCGTGCCGCAGCGATTCGTCAGTACAAGCTGTCCGACATGCGGGCACGCAAGGTAGCATCGCAGGATCTCGAGTACTTTGACCTCATTCTCGCGATGGATCACAACAACCTTACAGTTCTGAAACGCATCTGTCCCCCGGACAAACATGACCGTTTGGGATTGCTGATGAGCTATTCAAAGAACTTCGACGACGATGAAGTTCCTGATCCCTACTATGGTCTTGGGCATGGCTTCGACCTGGTGCTCGACATGATCGAGGATGCCGCCAGTGGGCTGCTCGAGAGTCTCGAGCAGCGCCTCATGGAGGAGGAGAATCCAGGCGTCGAGGAAGGTTCGTCTGCAGGCAACGGCACGGACTGATCGTATCAGGGCAGGTTGCGCTCGCGCAGCCACTGCGCGAAATCGTCTGGCGGCAGTGGTCGGGAATAGAGGTAACCCTGGCCATTGTGGCATCCGGAGGCGTCGAGTTCGACGTGCTGATCGGTGAGTTCGACGCCCTCGGCGACGACGCTCATCCCGAGGTGGCGCGCCAGTGCAATGATCGCCGAACCAATTGCACGGTCATCGGCGTTGCTCGATATGCCGTCAACGAAGCTGCG contains:
- a CDS encoding low molecular weight phosphotyrosine protein phosphatase, translating into MIKVLFVCMGNICRSPTAEGVFRHLLRQRNLEDRIEVDSAGTHGYHAGEAPDQRTQRAAAIRQYKLSDMRARKVASQDLEYFDLILAMDHNNLTVLKRICPPDKHDRLGLLMSYSKNFDDDEVPDPYYGLGHGFDLVLDMIEDAASGLLESLEQRLMEEENPGVEEGSSAGNGTD